Proteins from one Nakamurella multipartita DSM 44233 genomic window:
- a CDS encoding DUF3046 domain-containing protein — translation MRLTEFRGLMVAHFGPPRAASVASDHVFAVLGGRTVDQALDAGEDPKRIWFAVCDDFDVPDTLRHGLPD, via the coding sequence GTGCGTCTGACCGAGTTCCGTGGCCTGATGGTGGCTCATTTCGGACCGCCCCGGGCGGCCTCCGTCGCCTCCGACCACGTCTTTGCGGTACTCGGCGGCCGGACGGTCGATCAGGCGCTGGACGCCGGCGAGGACCCTAAGCGCATCTGGTTCGCCGTGTGCGACGACTTCGACGTGCCCGACACCCTGCGCCACGGTCTGCCGGACTGA
- a CDS encoding PspA/IM30 family protein, with the protein MANPFTKAWKYLMALFSSKVDEYADPKVQIQQAIEDAQRQHAALSQQAAAVIGNQRQLEMKLTRQMGDVERLSSSARQALVLADEQRAKGNAAEADKYEQTAQAFATQLVAAEQQMEDLKKMHDQALQAAQQAKKAVENNAMQLQSKLAERTKLLSQLEQAKMQEQVSASLQSMSQLQAPGNTPSLDEVREKIERRYANALGAAELHSDSVEGRMLEVQKSTLDMAGSARLDQLRAQLHPELASQQPRSIDAATAAPANPAVAPAAQPLPNQQT; encoded by the coding sequence ATGGCGAATCCGTTCACCAAGGCGTGGAAGTACTTGATGGCGCTGTTCTCGTCCAAGGTCGACGAATACGCCGATCCGAAGGTTCAGATCCAGCAGGCCATCGAGGATGCCCAGCGCCAGCACGCCGCGCTGTCCCAGCAGGCCGCCGCGGTCATCGGCAACCAGCGGCAGCTGGAGATGAAGCTGACCCGGCAGATGGGTGACGTCGAGCGACTCTCGTCCTCGGCCCGGCAGGCACTGGTGCTGGCCGACGAGCAGCGGGCCAAGGGCAATGCGGCCGAGGCGGACAAGTACGAGCAGACCGCGCAGGCCTTCGCCACGCAGTTGGTCGCCGCCGAGCAGCAGATGGAAGACCTGAAGAAGATGCACGATCAGGCTCTCCAGGCGGCGCAGCAGGCCAAGAAGGCGGTGGAGAACAACGCCATGCAGCTGCAGTCCAAGCTGGCCGAGCGCACCAAGCTGCTCTCCCAGCTGGAGCAGGCCAAGATGCAGGAGCAGGTGTCGGCCTCGCTGCAGTCCATGTCGCAGTTGCAGGCTCCTGGCAACACCCCGTCGCTGGACGAGGTCCGGGAGAAGATCGAGCGGCGCTACGCGAACGCGCTCGGCGCGGCCGAGCTGCATTCGGACTCGGTCGAGGGCCGGATGCTCGAGGTGCAGAAGTCGACGCTGGACATGGCCGGCTCGGCCCGGCTCGATCAACTGCGGGCCCAGCTGCACCCTGAGCTGGCCAGCCAGCAGCCCCGATCCATCGACGCGGCCACGGCGGCGCCCGCGAACCCGGCGGTGGCGCCGGCCGCGCAGCCGTTGCCCAACCAGCAGACCTGA
- a CDS encoding amino acid ABC transporter permease gives MSERATVLYDIPGPKARRLNLILSVVFGIVLAALVWWIISVLIEKNQLTAEKWSPFLEIQNWTTYLLPGLWATLQAAALSVVIALPIGAIFGIARMSDHTWVRWVAGVVVEFFRSIPVIILMLFAFQLWFAILGTSSPFAAVVIGLVLYNGSVLAEVFRAGILAVPKGQSEAAYALGLRKTQVMTLILLPQAVTSMLPAVVSQLVVIVKDTALGGILVGYVELRRAANTSASNYGNLLPTYVVVALIYILINLALGWFSHWLERKLRTRRGGGKVVQIDPAAQSDLMAARQQIEILDAPGIDEFKKS, from the coding sequence GTGAGCGAACGCGCCACCGTCCTCTACGACATCCCCGGCCCGAAGGCGCGGCGGCTGAACCTGATCCTGAGCGTGGTCTTCGGGATCGTGCTGGCCGCCCTGGTCTGGTGGATCATCAGCGTGCTGATCGAGAAGAACCAGCTGACCGCCGAGAAGTGGTCGCCATTCCTGGAGATCCAGAACTGGACGACCTACCTGCTGCCGGGCCTGTGGGCCACGTTGCAGGCGGCCGCCCTGAGCGTGGTGATCGCGCTGCCCATCGGCGCGATCTTCGGCATCGCCCGGATGTCGGACCACACCTGGGTGCGGTGGGTGGCCGGCGTGGTCGTCGAGTTCTTCCGGTCCATCCCGGTCATCATCCTGATGTTGTTCGCGTTCCAGCTCTGGTTCGCGATCCTGGGTACGTCCAGCCCGTTCGCGGCCGTGGTCATCGGTCTCGTGCTCTACAACGGCTCCGTGCTGGCCGAGGTGTTCCGGGCCGGCATCCTGGCCGTGCCCAAGGGCCAGTCCGAGGCCGCGTACGCGCTGGGCCTGCGCAAGACCCAGGTGATGACCCTGATCCTGTTGCCACAGGCGGTCACCTCGATGCTGCCGGCGGTGGTCAGCCAGCTGGTCGTCATCGTCAAGGACACCGCCCTGGGCGGCATCCTGGTCGGCTACGTGGAGCTGCGTCGGGCCGCGAACACCTCGGCCAGCAACTACGGCAACCTGCTGCCCACCTACGTCGTGGTGGCGCTGATCTACATCCTGATCAACCTGGCGCTCGGCTGGTTCTCGCACTGGCTGGAGCGCAAGCTGCGCACCCGTCGTGGCGGTGGCAAGGTCGTGCAGATCGATCCGGCCGCCCAAAGCGACCTCATGGCTGCCCGACAGCAGATCGAGATTCTGGACGCGCCCGGCATCGACGAGTTCAAGAAGAGCTGA
- a CDS encoding type 2 periplasmic-binding domain-containing protein encodes MTSRHGSGSGGARIAPWIIVAVVSVVVIAGAVTAYVFITRDNKAAATCTSQVVLEVVAAPGAAPAIEAAAAAFDATNPVARSACVTTDVTAAPGSQTASDLADGWTAQPSQGPALWFPDSAADLATLETQDSAMTAGRNPAPMAASPVVLAVRSTDAAAVTAANLQWKDLITAAGPTGSVTLPDGGKLILALPDPTTNRATSDALQSVLAGTTSATIDPSVVAANAPALAGLAAGGPAVPPATTLDALADLQAGNAGFAAVPIVASEFAQLAEQNPGLTTVSLGGPTGGDQIFGVPITASWVNPTMDDAASAFLAYLRGPAGAQVLTDQDLAAASAVSLADAGASVDAALASAIGSPGATGAAPTADGTAPATATPGPSGAPTSGASTPTTTTTTTTGS; translated from the coding sequence ATGACGTCACGCCACGGCTCGGGGTCCGGCGGGGCACGCATCGCCCCGTGGATCATCGTCGCCGTCGTCAGCGTCGTCGTGATCGCCGGCGCGGTGACCGCCTACGTCTTCATCACCCGGGACAACAAGGCCGCCGCCACCTGTACCAGCCAGGTCGTGCTCGAGGTCGTGGCCGCCCCCGGCGCGGCGCCGGCCATCGAGGCCGCGGCCGCCGCGTTCGACGCCACCAATCCGGTCGCCCGATCGGCCTGCGTCACCACCGACGTGACCGCGGCGCCCGGGTCGCAGACCGCCAGCGACCTGGCCGACGGGTGGACCGCCCAGCCGAGCCAGGGGCCGGCGCTGTGGTTCCCGGACAGCGCCGCCGATCTGGCCACCCTGGAGACCCAGGACTCGGCGATGACAGCCGGCCGCAACCCGGCGCCGATGGCCGCGTCACCGGTCGTGCTGGCCGTGCGCAGCACGGACGCGGCCGCGGTGACCGCCGCCAACCTGCAGTGGAAGGACCTGATCACCGCCGCCGGACCCACCGGATCGGTGACCCTGCCCGACGGCGGCAAGCTGATCCTGGCCTTGCCCGATCCCACCACCAACCGCGCCACCAGTGACGCGCTGCAGTCGGTCCTGGCCGGGACGACGTCGGCGACCATCGACCCGTCGGTGGTCGCGGCGAACGCCCCCGCCCTGGCCGGGCTGGCCGCCGGTGGGCCAGCCGTCCCGCCGGCCACCACCCTGGACGCGTTGGCCGACCTGCAGGCCGGCAACGCAGGTTTCGCCGCCGTGCCGATCGTGGCGTCCGAGTTCGCCCAACTGGCCGAGCAGAATCCCGGGTTGACCACGGTGAGCCTGGGCGGTCCGACCGGAGGTGACCAGATCTTCGGCGTGCCGATCACCGCCAGCTGGGTCAACCCGACCATGGACGACGCGGCCAGCGCGTTCCTGGCCTACCTGCGAGGACCGGCCGGAGCGCAGGTGCTGACCGACCAGGATCTGGCCGCCGCCTCCGCCGTCTCCCTGGCCGATGCCGGGGCGTCGGTCGACGCGGCCCTGGCCAGCGCCATCGGCAGCCCCGGCGCGACCGGCGCCGCGCCCACCGCCGACGGCACCGCGCCCGCGACGGCAACCCCGGGGCCGTCCGGTGCCCCGACCTCGGGCGCATCCACCCCCACCACGACCACGACCACGACCACGGGATCCTGA
- a CDS encoding MFS transporter, which translates to MSDAPATVPSSGPSSGPSGATGAPPAAAAGQAGFYPKRWKALSVLVVGLLVVILDNTILNVALKTIQIDLDATQNELVWAINAYSLAFAALLFTWGVLGDRFGRKRILLIGLVLFGFASALCAFASTPGQLIAFRALMGVGGASVMPISLSIITVIFPPQERGRAIGVWSAAVGAAVAIGPVLGGLLLEHPNWFNWLTGNDWGSVFFINVPVVIVGIIGIVILVPETKNEHPGRLDPVGLVLSVAGLFTVVYGIQNASEVGWASPSTWGFALLGLAILAVFVLYEHRSTHPSIDLSLFRIRSFSVPLTGVTLAFAAMQGTLLFLTFYYQIVRGWSPLQAGLLVLPFAVGQLLGAPRSAGMVKRFGARVVIPVGLAFAAAGMVFFSVVTPDTPVWMLVVLGVVFGFGLGNTIAPSTTRMTLATPPARSGSGSAVQNTVRQVGAVFGVAILSSIVTTVYSNNITPLLEGRGLPSAAFDAATESIGGTNEVADRLAASGAVPPQAIAQLRQASIDSFMPALHTATLFSVGLLLIALIIVVVWLPTKAQAAAWGAPSARPSAPPAAPPAADAVPDQAPVAATAPVPVAVSAATTGGGRHAAPDEAPAGPPAGAHAVGRHARTEDGGTEGR; encoded by the coding sequence ATGTCCGACGCCCCTGCCACCGTGCCATCGAGTGGGCCATCGAGTGGGCCATCCGGCGCGACCGGTGCGCCACCGGCCGCCGCCGCGGGCCAGGCCGGTTTCTACCCCAAGCGCTGGAAGGCGCTGTCGGTCCTGGTCGTCGGCCTGCTGGTGGTCATTCTGGACAACACGATCCTCAACGTCGCCCTCAAGACCATCCAGATCGATCTCGACGCCACCCAGAACGAGCTGGTCTGGGCGATCAACGCCTACTCCTTGGCCTTCGCCGCGTTGCTGTTCACCTGGGGCGTGCTCGGCGACCGGTTCGGCCGCAAGCGGATCCTGTTGATCGGGCTCGTGCTGTTCGGCTTCGCCTCGGCCCTGTGCGCCTTCGCCTCGACGCCGGGCCAGCTCATCGCCTTCCGGGCGCTGATGGGCGTGGGCGGGGCGTCGGTGATGCCGATCTCGCTGTCGATCATTACCGTCATCTTCCCGCCGCAGGAGCGGGGCCGGGCCATCGGCGTGTGGTCGGCCGCGGTCGGCGCCGCGGTGGCGATCGGTCCGGTCCTGGGTGGGCTGCTGCTCGAGCACCCGAACTGGTTCAACTGGCTGACCGGCAACGACTGGGGGTCGGTGTTCTTCATCAACGTCCCGGTGGTGATCGTCGGGATCATCGGCATCGTCATCCTGGTGCCGGAGACCAAGAACGAGCATCCCGGGCGGCTGGACCCGGTTGGCCTGGTGCTGTCGGTGGCCGGCCTATTCACCGTTGTGTACGGCATCCAGAACGCCTCCGAGGTCGGCTGGGCGTCGCCGTCGACCTGGGGATTCGCCCTGCTCGGCCTGGCCATCCTGGCCGTCTTCGTCCTCTACGAGCACCGCAGTACGCATCCGTCGATCGATCTGTCCCTGTTCCGCATCCGGTCGTTCTCGGTGCCGCTGACCGGCGTCACGCTGGCCTTCGCGGCCATGCAGGGCACCCTGCTGTTCCTGACCTTCTACTACCAGATCGTCCGCGGCTGGAGCCCGCTGCAGGCGGGCCTGCTGGTGCTGCCGTTCGCCGTGGGCCAGTTGCTGGGTGCTCCGCGCAGCGCCGGCATGGTCAAGCGTTTCGGCGCCCGTGTGGTGATCCCGGTCGGTCTGGCCTTCGCCGCCGCCGGCATGGTGTTCTTCTCGGTCGTCACCCCCGACACCCCGGTGTGGATGCTGGTGGTGCTCGGCGTGGTCTTCGGGTTCGGCCTGGGCAACACAATCGCCCCCTCCACCACCCGGATGACCCTGGCCACCCCGCCGGCGCGGTCCGGCTCCGGCTCGGCGGTGCAGAACACCGTCCGGCAGGTCGGCGCCGTGTTCGGGGTGGCGATCCTGTCCTCGATCGTGACCACCGTCTACAGCAACAACATCACGCCGCTGCTGGAGGGCCGGGGCCTGCCCAGCGCGGCTTTCGATGCCGCCACCGAGTCGATCGGCGGAACCAACGAGGTCGCCGATCGGTTGGCCGCCAGCGGCGCGGTGCCGCCGCAGGCGATCGCCCAACTGCGCCAGGCCTCCATCGACTCGTTCATGCCCGCGCTGCACACCGCGACCTTGTTCTCGGTCGGCCTCCTGCTGATCGCGCTGATCATCGTGGTGGTCTGGCTGCCGACGAAGGCGCAGGCGGCGGCCTGGGGCGCCCCGTCCGCGCGCCCGTCCGCGCCGCCGGCCGCGCCCCCGGCCGCAGACGCGGTTCCGGACCAGGCGCCGGTCGCCGCGACCGCCCCGGTGCCCGTGGCGGTGAGCGCTGCCACGACCGGCGGCGGGCGTCATGCCGCGCCCGACGAGGCTCCGGCGGGCCCACCGGCCGGCGCGCATGCCGTCGGCCGGCACGCGCGGACCGAGGACGGCGGGACGGAGGGACGGTGA
- a CDS encoding LPXTG cell wall anchor domain-containing protein has product MDPTGMSSPLGQLVIAAGLLAAIVVGVLALRRRK; this is encoded by the coding sequence ATGGACCCCACCGGCATGTCGAGCCCGCTCGGCCAACTCGTGATCGCGGCCGGCCTGCTCGCGGCGATCGTGGTCGGCGTGCTGGCGCTGCGCCGGCGGAAATAG
- a CDS encoding regulatory protein RecX: MDVNEAAGSPAAGPGQAEILARLAEQMREIAAAPAAGSGAEADAADGPGWAGSVGPGRRLPSGSSDARSDRRSGRGSAEGAAAQPAPGHPEDDPGDPEAVARAICLRLLTGAARPRAGLAAALRRKGIPDEVAERVLDRLTEVGLIDDEAYAQLFVASRHRQGGLGAGALRQELTRKGIDAQTAASAVAVVDWDAEYQRARALLERRVDAAMAHGVDTARRRLLGLLARRGYPGDLSRQVVHEVLAAYDAETDDGWS; this comes from the coding sequence GTGGACGTGAACGAAGCCGCCGGTTCCCCGGCCGCCGGGCCGGGACAGGCCGAGATCCTGGCTCGACTGGCCGAGCAGATGCGCGAGATCGCCGCCGCACCGGCGGCGGGTTCGGGCGCAGAGGCGGACGCCGCCGACGGCCCCGGCTGGGCCGGTTCGGTCGGCCCCGGCCGGCGGTTGCCGTCCGGGTCCTCCGATGCCCGCTCCGACCGCCGGTCGGGTCGGGGCTCGGCCGAGGGCGCAGCGGCGCAGCCGGCGCCGGGTCATCCGGAGGACGACCCGGGTGATCCGGAGGCGGTGGCCCGGGCGATCTGTCTGCGGTTGCTCACCGGGGCGGCCCGCCCCCGCGCCGGGCTGGCCGCCGCCCTGCGCCGCAAGGGCATCCCGGACGAGGTCGCCGAGCGGGTCCTGGACCGGCTGACCGAGGTCGGGCTGATCGACGACGAGGCCTACGCCCAGTTGTTCGTGGCCAGCCGGCACCGGCAGGGCGGGCTCGGGGCGGGGGCCCTGCGTCAGGAGCTGACCCGCAAGGGCATCGACGCGCAAACCGCCGCCTCCGCCGTGGCCGTGGTCGATTGGGACGCCGAGTACCAACGGGCGCGCGCCCTGCTCGAACGACGGGTCGATGCCGCCATGGCTCACGGGGTCGACACCGCGCGCCGCCGGCTGCTCGGGCTGCTGGCTCGTCGCGGCTACCCCGGGGATCTGTCCCGGCAGGTCGTCCATGAGGTGCTCGCCGCATACGACGCCGAGACCGACGACGGCTGGTCGTGA
- the recA gene encoding recombinase RecA, protein MMSAPDREKALGIALAQIEKQYGKGSIMRLGDDGRAPVEVIPTGSIALDVALGIGGLPRGRVIEIYGPESSGKTTLTLHAVASVQAAGGIAAFIDAEHALDPEYARSLGVDTDALLVSQPDTGEQALEIADMLIRSGAIDLVVVDSVAALVPRAEIEGEMGDSHVGLQARLMSQALRKIAGALSTTNTTMIFINQLREKIGVMFGSPETTTGGKALKFYASVRLDIRRIEALKDGAEVVGNRTRVKVVKNKMAPPFKQAEFDIIYGRGISREGSLIDVGVEQGLVRKAGAWYTYDGEQLGQGKENVRTFLRENPDIANEIEKRIKEKLGVGARIDQDEPLPAPVDF, encoded by the coding sequence ATCATGTCGGCACCGGATCGTGAGAAGGCGCTCGGCATTGCGCTGGCGCAGATCGAGAAGCAGTACGGCAAGGGCTCGATCATGCGGCTCGGCGACGACGGGCGAGCACCGGTCGAGGTGATCCCCACCGGGTCCATCGCCCTGGACGTCGCTCTGGGGATCGGCGGGTTGCCGCGCGGGCGGGTGATCGAGATCTACGGTCCGGAATCCTCCGGCAAGACGACCCTGACCCTGCACGCGGTGGCCAGCGTGCAGGCCGCCGGCGGGATCGCCGCGTTCATCGACGCCGAGCACGCGTTGGATCCCGAGTACGCGCGCTCGCTGGGCGTGGACACCGACGCGCTCCTGGTCTCCCAGCCGGACACCGGTGAGCAGGCGCTGGAGATCGCGGACATGCTGATCCGTTCGGGTGCGATCGATCTGGTCGTGGTCGACTCGGTCGCCGCCCTGGTGCCGCGGGCCGAGATCGAGGGCGAGATGGGCGACAGCCATGTGGGTCTGCAGGCCCGGTTGATGTCCCAGGCGCTGCGCAAGATCGCCGGTGCGTTGAGCACCACCAACACCACGATGATCTTCATCAACCAGCTGCGGGAGAAGATCGGCGTGATGTTCGGGTCGCCGGAGACGACGACCGGTGGCAAGGCGCTGAAGTTCTACGCGTCGGTGCGCCTGGACATCCGGCGGATCGAGGCGCTCAAGGACGGCGCCGAGGTGGTCGGCAACCGGACCCGGGTCAAGGTGGTCAAGAACAAGATGGCCCCGCCGTTCAAGCAGGCCGAGTTCGACATCATCTACGGCCGCGGGATCTCCCGGGAGGGCTCGCTCATCGACGTGGGCGTGGAGCAGGGCCTGGTCCGCAAGGCCGGTGCCTGGTACACCTACGACGGCGAGCAGCTGGGCCAGGGCAAGGAGAACGTGCGCACCTTCCTGCGGGAGAACCCGGACATCGCCAACGAGATCGAAAAGCGCATCAAGGAAAAGCTCGGCGTCGGTGCGCGCATCGACCAGGATGAGCCGCTGCCGGCGCCGGTCGACTTCTGA
- the rny gene encoding ribonuclease Y: protein MRRLLDEAVSRSASEVKPAAEPDLGRFALLSHEAQAAAEAADAVRRTAAEAAEELSVRTRRDAEQLRQDAQAEAQRTIAAARAQAAELRAGLENERTRIAGEATAALAQDRKELQEAEQRLRAATQALADEQHALVADRRRIGSESSELASAKRALEAKAAALAEQEADLRKQAGALDQRERDLAAADAAREAELVRISGLTVEAARAELLAGQEEAVRRDAAMMIRRIESEAQNSAKQRARAIVAEAIQRVASDQTAQTVVAVVHLPADEVKGRIIGREGRNIRAFETVTGVNVIIDDTPEAVLLSCFDPVRREIGRITLEMLIDDGRIHPHRIEEAFERARDEVDVLCRRAAEDAMLDVRITDLHPELVALIGRLKYRTSYGQNVLGHLVETAHIARAMAAELGIDPTVVTRGAFLHDIGKALTHEVPGSHALIGADLARKYGESDEVVHCIEAHHDEVAPSTVEAVLTQAADACSGGRPGARRESLESYVQRLERIEAIAGAKKGVEKVFAMQAGRELRVMVKPDIVDDVEAHILAREVAKQIEEELTYPGQVRVTVIRESRATEIAR from the coding sequence CTGCGTCGCCTGCTGGACGAGGCGGTCAGCCGCAGCGCGTCCGAAGTCAAGCCGGCCGCCGAGCCCGACCTGGGCCGGTTCGCCCTACTCAGCCACGAGGCGCAGGCCGCCGCCGAGGCGGCCGACGCCGTCCGCCGGACCGCGGCCGAGGCCGCCGAGGAACTGTCCGTGCGCACCCGGCGGGACGCCGAGCAGCTGCGCCAGGACGCCCAGGCCGAGGCGCAGCGCACGATTGCGGCCGCCCGGGCCCAAGCGGCCGAACTACGCGCCGGCCTGGAGAACGAGCGCACCCGGATCGCCGGCGAGGCCACGGCCGCGCTCGCCCAGGACCGCAAGGAACTGCAGGAGGCCGAGCAGCGGCTGCGGGCCGCCACCCAGGCCCTGGCCGACGAGCAGCATGCCCTGGTCGCCGACCGGCGCCGCATCGGCAGCGAGAGCAGCGAGTTGGCCTCGGCCAAGCGGGCGCTGGAGGCCAAGGCCGCCGCCCTGGCCGAACAGGAGGCCGACCTGCGCAAGCAGGCCGGCGCCTTGGACCAGCGCGAACGCGACCTGGCCGCCGCCGACGCGGCCCGGGAGGCCGAGCTGGTCCGGATCTCCGGGCTCACGGTCGAGGCGGCCCGGGCCGAGCTGCTGGCCGGCCAGGAGGAAGCGGTCCGCCGGGACGCGGCGATGATGATCCGCCGCATCGAATCCGAGGCCCAGAACTCGGCCAAGCAGCGGGCTCGGGCGATCGTCGCCGAGGCGATCCAGCGGGTGGCCTCGGACCAGACCGCCCAGACCGTGGTGGCCGTGGTCCACCTGCCTGCCGACGAGGTCAAGGGCCGCATCATCGGCCGCGAGGGCCGCAACATCCGCGCGTTCGAGACGGTCACCGGCGTCAACGTCATCATCGACGACACCCCCGAAGCAGTCCTGCTGTCCTGCTTCGACCCGGTCCGCCGGGAGATCGGCCGCATCACCCTGGAGATGCTGATCGACGACGGCCGGATCCACCCGCACCGCATCGAGGAGGCCTTCGAACGGGCCCGCGACGAGGTCGACGTGCTCTGCCGGCGGGCCGCCGAGGACGCCATGCTCGACGTCCGCATCACCGACCTGCACCCGGAGCTGGTGGCCCTGATCGGGCGGCTGAAGTACCGGACCTCCTACGGCCAGAACGTGCTCGGCCACCTGGTCGAGACCGCGCACATCGCCCGGGCCATGGCCGCCGAACTGGGCATCGATCCGACCGTGGTCACCCGCGGTGCCTTCCTGCACGACATCGGCAAGGCGCTGACCCACGAGGTCCCCGGCTCGCACGCCCTGATCGGGGCCGACCTGGCCCGCAAGTACGGCGAGTCCGACGAGGTCGTGCACTGCATCGAGGCCCACCACGACGAGGTGGCCCCCAGCACCGTCGAGGCCGTGCTCACCCAGGCGGCCGACGCCTGCTCGGGCGGCCGGCCCGGTGCCCGCCGCGAGTCGCTGGAGTCCTACGTGCAGCGACTGGAGCGGATCGAGGCCATCGCCGGCGCCAAGAAGGGCGTGGAGAAGGTCTTCGCCATGCAGGCCGGTCGCGAGCTGCGGGTCATGGTCAAGCCGGACATCGTCGACGACGTCGAGGCGCACATCCTGGCTCGCGAGGTGGCCAAGCAGATCGAGGAGGAGCTGACCTACCCCGGTCAGGTCCGGGTCACCGTCATCCGAGAGTCCCGGGCCACCGAGATCGCCCGCTAG
- the pspM gene encoding phage shock envelope stress response protein PspM yields MRRAVVAQLTSGAAVEQGLDLAAAVSATATEALRSRREPALVARRRQRAARRRVKTWSAASVATVAGGAGVVAITGGVSAGMIIGLIVLSALLIACVVRAVRAAADLRMRTRVVNALPPPSPRRSAVVGELRPAMARLDGYSDGLRRLVDLVGLDADDGLGTSTVRGLRDEVIRAADATELRLRTRAAQASDLIRARRRSAADVGGDLDRTITAMRREIEDGVAGYGKLVTAANEAARATRGLAHGGAAAVPPSVAWTPLPAGTDAAGASGSAPATGPGHDGPAGAPELTESIDQLQALAAGMRELTR; encoded by the coding sequence ATGCGCCGGGCCGTCGTCGCGCAGTTGACCTCCGGCGCCGCGGTCGAGCAGGGCCTGGATCTGGCCGCTGCCGTGTCCGCCACCGCGACGGAGGCGCTGCGGTCGCGCCGGGAGCCGGCGCTGGTCGCCCGGCGCCGGCAGCGGGCGGCGCGGCGACGGGTCAAGACGTGGTCCGCGGCGTCGGTGGCCACCGTGGCCGGCGGGGCCGGTGTGGTGGCAATCACCGGGGGCGTGTCCGCCGGGATGATCATCGGTCTGATCGTGCTGAGCGCGCTGTTGATCGCCTGCGTGGTTCGGGCCGTCCGGGCGGCCGCGGACCTGCGGATGCGGACCCGGGTGGTGAACGCGTTGCCGCCGCCCTCGCCGCGGCGCAGCGCCGTGGTCGGCGAGCTGCGGCCGGCGATGGCCCGGTTGGACGGGTATTCGGACGGGCTGCGGCGCCTGGTCGACCTGGTCGGACTGGACGCCGACGACGGCCTGGGGACCAGCACGGTCCGGGGCCTGCGGGACGAGGTCATTCGCGCGGCCGATGCCACCGAGTTGCGGCTGCGCACCCGGGCGGCGCAGGCCAGCGACCTGATCCGGGCCCGGCGCCGGTCCGCGGCCGACGTCGGCGGCGACCTGGACCGGACGATCACGGCGATGCGTCGGGAGATCGAGGACGGCGTCGCCGGCTACGGGAAGTTGGTCACGGCCGCCAACGAGGCGGCCCGCGCGACCCGTGGACTCGCGCACGGCGGTGCCGCCGCGGTGCCGCCGTCGGTGGCGTGGACACCCTTGCCGGCGGGCACCGATGCGGCCGGCGCCTCCGGATCCGCTCCGGCCACCGGGCCGGGCCACGACGGGCCCGCCGGTGCCCCCGAGCTGACCGAATCGATCGATCAGCTGCAGGCGTTGGCCGCCGGGATGCGCGAACTCACTCGCTGA
- a CDS encoding TetR/AcrR family transcriptional regulator, with amino-acid sequence MTVSAIAQVSPTPDPQVPARPDAAADGQHPADQPEAAPACRRPGRPRERRVDRAIIAATLEIFADEGYHALSMESVAARAGVGKATIYRRWPGKKELVIDALATLNDDLLAARQQLPERTVDRIRAILRHLATRDTDSLAGRILPRMVVYSVSQPDLYAEYYHRVITPRRQWLHGILREGVRRGELRPDLDVEVAALAIVGPTMLPTRGLGTDSQGRDLADRVFAVLWPGLAGPDTPAQADRVSE; translated from the coding sequence GTGACGGTGTCGGCGATCGCGCAGGTGTCGCCGACCCCCGATCCGCAGGTGCCGGCCCGGCCCGACGCGGCGGCGGACGGGCAGCACCCGGCCGATCAGCCCGAGGCGGCGCCGGCCTGCCGCCGGCCGGGGCGGCCGCGGGAGCGTCGGGTGGATCGCGCGATCATCGCCGCCACCCTGGAGATCTTCGCCGACGAGGGCTACCACGCGCTGTCGATGGAATCCGTGGCCGCCCGCGCCGGCGTGGGCAAGGCGACGATCTACCGCCGGTGGCCGGGCAAGAAGGAGCTGGTGATCGACGCGTTGGCCACCCTGAACGACGATCTGCTGGCCGCCCGGCAGCAGCTGCCCGAACGGACCGTCGACCGGATCCGCGCCATCCTGCGGCATCTGGCCACGCGTGACACCGACAGTCTCGCCGGCCGGATCCTGCCTCGCATGGTGGTCTACAGCGTCAGCCAGCCGGACCTGTACGCGGAGTACTACCACCGGGTGATCACCCCGCGCCGGCAGTGGCTGCACGGCATCCTGCGGGAGGGGGTCCGGCGCGGGGAGCTGCGGCCGGACCTGGACGTCGAGGTCGCCGCGCTGGCCATCGTCGGGCCCACGATGTTGCCGACGCGCGGGCTGGGAACCGATTCGCAGGGCCGGGATCTGGCCGATCGGGTCTTTGCGGTGCTCTGGCCGGGCCTGGCCGGGCCGGATACGCCGGCCCAGGCCGACCGGGTCAGCGAGTGA